Proteins from one Desulfonema limicola genomic window:
- a CDS encoding carboxypeptidase-like regulatory domain-containing protein has protein sequence MEIKISKPIIYTLFLVIITTCGIYNNTFAQGFIETPTIVFQDNFDDSVIDLSKWRLGTMKYGDRFNEVGATTTESNGILRVSQDITDAGGYVRSQPIQVNPTGNIIIKKRFRVHYANQYFTGASSLYDVDNNETVLGGIGYTNYHYKITAVGFSLHGSGGSVLLDPIWDEWIEDQLVYNPETGEAIYTLNNEYSITNTLDILTGTQIAIDFYSYGWWTGHYMEVDWITVEQAQKPDSAIYKIEGYTFDADGYPIANVTIQLNGETFIYSDVNGYYLIEGLAEGDYVVSAEMDGIDFESNSVQVLLNNDSPFTRLDFKELITSQLIGDIDKDGDVDRDDAKIVQTYINKPVSECPECDLDGDSTITILDARKIVQLCTCIKCLCP, from the coding sequence ATGGAAATTAAAATATCAAAACCAATTATTTATACATTATTTCTCGTTATAATTACTACATGCGGCATATACAATAACACTTTTGCTCAAGGATTTATAGAAACTCCGACTATAGTGTTCCAGGACAATTTTGATGATTCGGTTATTGATCTTTCTAAATGGCGATTAGGTACAATGAAGTACGGCGATCGTTTTAATGAAGTCGGTGCTACTACAACAGAATCAAATGGCATTCTGAGAGTCAGTCAGGATATTACCGATGCCGGTGGTTATGTCCGATCCCAACCGATTCAAGTTAACCCAACAGGAAATATTATAATTAAAAAGAGATTTAGAGTTCATTATGCAAACCAGTATTTCACCGGAGCCAGTTCTTTGTATGATGTTGATAATAATGAAACCGTTTTGGGAGGTATCGGGTATACTAACTATCATTATAAGATCACTGCTGTGGGATTTAGTTTACATGGATCTGGAGGGTCGGTGCTTTTAGACCCAATATGGGATGAATGGATAGAAGATCAACTTGTTTATAACCCTGAAACAGGTGAAGCGATATATACACTTAATAATGAATATTCCATAACAAATACTCTTGATATCTTAACAGGCACACAAATAGCAATAGACTTTTATTCTTATGGCTGGTGGACAGGTCATTATATGGAAGTAGATTGGATTACAGTTGAACAGGCACAGAAGCCAGACAGTGCAATATACAAAATTGAGGGTTACACCTTTGACGCTGACGGCTATCCTATAGCAAACGTCACCATACAATTAAATGGTGAAACCTTTATATATTCGGACGTTAATGGCTATTACCTGATTGAAGGACTGGCAGAAGGTGATTATGTCGTTTCAGCTGAAATGGATGGGATTGATTTTGAATCAAATTCAGTTCAAGTATTGCTCAATAATGATTCACCATTTACAAGACTTGATTTCAAAGAACTGATAACCTCTCAACTCATAGGGGATATTGACAAAGATGGAGATGTAGATCGTGATGATGCAAAAATTGTCCAGACTTACATTAATAAACCTGTTTCAGAATGTCCTGAATGTGATCTTGATGGGGACAGTACTATTACCATTTTAGATGCAAGAAAGATTGTGCAATTGTGTACCTGCATTAAGTGCCTTTGCCCATAA
- a CDS encoding alpha/beta fold hydrolase, producing MKRKILFVIFLIALIPGICFGEIIDFNYTVDMSWKDYKKIDITFEASADSSGYPCYDHSKTDERKIFIPYKQEVTLERTIKTGDHRRCKNTDRSTQYRQNINDSWISFTSTQNLYHSGDLYLKLYAESNADKNILCFDCYRKCSVVIKASYYDITPTTDQTQSFESQSASIITESVKTEIGRLAKPKSQFDGSNDSIPNGVVRDFETVAATNNPNVVVWCEEHEDEFIIYASPKSENAMHFNYNVDMSWKDYKKVDKTFETSADSSGYPCYDHSKTNERKIFIPYEQEVTLERTIKTGDHRRCKNTAKSTQYRKSASDTWTTFTSTQNLYHAGDLYLKLYAESNADKNILCFDCYRKCSVVIKASYYDETPDTNQLQNIKPQFNVISTEPIKTEIIKIPKPETQFDNGNEYIPGGIVREFNAVAASDNPDVLTWCEENEDEFIIYAFPKAALSKEIAPFASIAMIKSSGKKVENISGQPMEVVKIVKYKDDEFQLEHDITEFIGQAYDVDGNVTEYKWESDRDGFLSDQKSFFTTGLSMGRHKISFQARDDDNLWSTVSTRIVDVIKPPTLMVHGFMGNGDNWIVGDNAMGMIADKYPVKTIDIEPNNAQFSKGAGKVSEEVKKLTEEIGVPKVNIVAHSMGGLNSRWYIQNNGYRNDVNKLVMLGTPNHGSTLAIMLRPDKAGDHEVIYNNIRDLVSMIPYVGGLLKDGLKVIADTGYLWGPAVIDLIPGSSALKALNKNKKDEGFTGNEPADNTKTVFGNRVQYFNIYGEGMFSLSHWHLEIPWIGLYYYDFILPAITFDSDFVVTKQSARLDDVPSAGMRGIWHCDLNKNKKAINKAIYFLGDDPPETDSAEIKIDAGTVLAGQVIYSTNADEGLPTITPGSAVNIPFVVDKETDKIHIMMLSSPSETETSLSIELISPTGDMIDMNSQSVRYEENPGTVTISIMDVKPGSWTAKINAAGGDTAAHYGLMVFGETNFWIALSEHEKIEPGQPLNIRAYVQKAGSPFTGLNVTATLSKSLDKGDKIGSKYGAEFTDMEPEEIILSDLGGGLYEAVYSNTLSSGLYSLVITAADSETGISRTAFTTYFVEYEYDLEIESPIQFSNNSPMHGDMIELSASIRNNSGVAAKGVEVMFTDGDIQNGGRVIGTEQIDIEANSTGNISTSWKALAGEHEIFIIASPMNSFIEADMENNVARTMIQVGNLPPTAKAGRDITASFNMDTQSNGNIFLDASGSDDDVEIVKYIWDINTGFDSDGDGNLENDADLEGINTVIPGGTYKKVGDYEVRLIVFDGSNQSDSDTIKISVRQIYDFESPLANAGSDLTAIVNEPIRFNGSASSDNLGIASYIWDINTDFDSNGDGILDNDIDMTGSQPVLTTGYAELGIYKVKLTVSDAAGNETNSDTMTVTVQRPDNEIYGVMGYTLTVDGHPMPNVTIQLNGETYIYSDDNGYYLIDEGLSEGVYTVSAVVDGKDFESDSIQVSLNKESPIMRFDFREAVPSKITGDIDGDGDVDRDDTTIIQSHLNKPASVCPECDLDGDGTITILDARKIVQLCTCSRCLCP from the coding sequence ATGAAACGGAAAATATTATTTGTAATATTCCTGATCGCATTGATTCCAGGGATATGTTTTGGGGAAATTATTGATTTCAATTACACAGTTGACATGTCTTGGAAGGATTATAAAAAAATTGATATTACCTTTGAAGCAAGTGCAGATAGTTCTGGGTATCCATGTTATGACCATAGCAAAACAGATGAAAGGAAAATTTTTATCCCTTATAAACAGGAAGTAACATTAGAACGAACTATAAAAACCGGAGATCACAGGAGATGTAAAAATACAGATAGAAGCACACAGTATCGACAAAATATAAATGATTCCTGGATTTCATTTACAAGTACACAAAATTTATATCATTCAGGTGATTTGTACTTGAAGCTGTATGCAGAATCAAATGCTGATAAAAATATTTTATGCTTTGATTGTTATAGAAAATGCAGTGTCGTTATAAAAGCAAGTTATTATGACATCACCCCAACAACAGATCAAACTCAAAGCTTTGAATCGCAATCTGCATCTATAATTACAGAATCGGTTAAAACAGAAATCGGAAGACTGGCAAAACCAAAGAGTCAGTTTGATGGCAGCAATGACAGTATTCCAAATGGAGTAGTCAGGGATTTTGAAACTGTTGCAGCAACAAATAATCCAAATGTTGTAGTATGGTGTGAAGAACATGAAGACGAATTTATTATTTATGCTTCTCCTAAATCAGAGAATGCCATGCACTTCAATTACAATGTTGATATGTCATGGAAGGATTATAAAAAAGTTGATAAAACTTTTGAAACAAGCGCAGATAGTTCTGGGTATCCATGTTATGACCATAGCAAAACGAATGAAAGGAAAATTTTTATCCCGTATGAACAAGAAGTAACATTAGAACGAACTATCAAAACCGGGGATCACAGGAGATGTAAAAATACAGCTAAAAGCACACAGTATCGAAAAAGTGCAAGTGATACATGGACTACATTTACAAGTACACAAAACTTATATCATGCAGGCGATTTGTATCTGAAGCTGTATGCAGAATCAAATGCTGATAAAAATATTTTATGCTTTGATTGTTATAGGAAATGCAGTGTTGTTATAAAAGCAAGTTATTATGATGAAACACCAGACACAAACCAGCTCCAAAACATAAAACCGCAGTTTAATGTTATAAGCACAGAACCGATTAAAACCGAAATCATAAAAATTCCAAAACCTGAAACGCAGTTTGATAATGGTAATGAGTATATTCCAGGCGGTATCGTCCGTGAATTCAATGCAGTTGCTGCATCTGATAATCCTGATGTTTTAACCTGGTGTGAAGAAAATGAAGACGAATTTATTATTTATGCCTTTCCTAAAGCAGCTTTAAGCAAAGAAATTGCACCTTTTGCTTCAATTGCCATGATAAAAAGTTCAGGAAAAAAAGTTGAAAACATTTCCGGCCAGCCAATGGAAGTTGTCAAGATCGTCAAATACAAAGATGATGAATTTCAACTTGAGCATGATATTACAGAATTCATAGGACAGGCATATGATGTGGATGGAAATGTTACAGAATACAAATGGGAATCTGATCGGGATGGTTTTCTTAGCGATCAGAAATCATTTTTCACTACCGGCCTGTCCATGGGGCGGCATAAAATCAGTTTTCAGGCAAGAGATGATGATAATTTATGGTCAACCGTTTCAACTCGGATTGTAGATGTAATCAAACCTCCCACCTTGATGGTTCACGGTTTTATGGGCAATGGGGATAATTGGATAGTTGGTGACAATGCTATGGGGATGATAGCTGATAAATATCCGGTAAAAACCATTGATATTGAACCGAATAACGCTCAATTCTCCAAAGGTGCCGGAAAGGTTTCCGAGGAAGTCAAAAAACTGACCGAAGAAATAGGTGTACCTAAAGTAAATATCGTAGCACATTCCATGGGCGGACTGAACTCACGTTGGTATATACAGAATAATGGATATAGAAACGATGTAAATAAACTTGTCATGTTGGGAACACCTAATCATGGTTCTACCCTGGCAATAATGTTGAGGCCGGATAAAGCTGGCGACCATGAAGTGATCTATAACAATATTCGGGATCTGGTTTCCATGATACCGTATGTTGGAGGTCTTTTGAAAGATGGATTGAAAGTAATTGCAGATACCGGCTATTTATGGGGACCGGCAGTTATAGATTTGATCCCTGGAAGTTCCGCATTAAAAGCCTTAAATAAAAACAAAAAAGACGAGGGCTTTACAGGTAATGAGCCTGCCGATAACACAAAGACAGTCTTTGGAAACCGTGTACAATATTTCAATATTTATGGCGAGGGTATGTTTTCATTAAGCCACTGGCATTTAGAAATTCCATGGATCGGGCTGTATTATTATGACTTTATTCTTCCTGCAATCACTTTTGATTCTGATTTTGTTGTTACCAAGCAAAGCGCAAGATTGGATGATGTACCGTCTGCCGGAATGAGAGGAATCTGGCATTGTGATCTTAATAAGAATAAAAAAGCAATTAATAAAGCCATCTACTTTCTGGGCGATGATCCTCCGGAAACAGACAGTGCAGAAATCAAAATTGATGCCGGTACAGTACTGGCAGGTCAGGTTATTTATTCAACAAATGCAGATGAAGGTCTGCCGACCATTACGCCGGGCAGTGCGGTCAATATTCCATTTGTTGTAGATAAGGAAACGGATAAAATCCACATCATGATGCTCTCATCACCATCTGAAACTGAAACAAGCCTGTCTATCGAACTTATTTCTCCGACCGGCGACATGATTGATATGAATTCTCAATCAGTTCGATATGAAGAAAATCCCGGCACAGTTACCATCAGCATAATGGATGTGAAACCAGGTTCATGGACAGCTAAAATAAATGCAGCAGGAGGAGATACTGCTGCCCATTACGGATTAATGGTCTTTGGAGAAACAAATTTTTGGATTGCCCTTTCAGAACATGAGAAAATAGAACCCGGACAACCATTGAATATTAGAGCATATGTACAAAAAGCAGGCAGTCCTTTTACTGGTTTGAATGTAACGGCAACATTGAGCAAGTCTCTGGATAAAGGAGATAAAATAGGGAGCAAGTATGGGGCTGAATTTACGGATATGGAACCTGAAGAGATTATTTTGAGCGACCTTGGGGGCGGTCTTTATGAGGCTGTTTACAGTAATACCCTGTCATCCGGCTTATACAGTTTAGTTATTACGGCTGCTGACTCTGAAACAGGCATTTCACGAACAGCATTTACAACATATTTTGTTGAATATGAATATGATCTGGAAATTGAATCACCAATACAATTTTCCAATAATTCACCCATGCACGGAGACATGATCGAACTTTCCGCAAGCATCAGGAATAACAGCGGAGTTGCAGCAAAAGGTGTTGAAGTCATGTTTACTGACGGAGATATTCAGAACGGAGGCAGGGTAATCGGGACTGAACAAATTGATATTGAAGCAAATAGCACTGGAAACATATCCACATCATGGAAAGCCTTAGCTGGTGAACACGAAATATTTATCATTGCCAGCCCCATGAACTCCTTTATTGAAGCAGACATGGAAAATAATGTCGCCAGAACAATGATTCAGGTTGGAAACCTTCCACCTACGGCTAAAGCAGGACGGGATATCACAGCCTCTTTTAATATGGATACCCAGTCAAACGGGAATATCTTTCTTGATGCTTCCGGTTCTGATGATGATGTCGAAATCGTCAAATATATATGGGATATAAATACGGGTTTCGATTCAGACGGAGACGGAAATTTGGAAAATGATGCTGATCTGGAAGGTATTAATACGGTCATTCCAGGCGGCACATATAAAAAAGTCGGGGATTATGAAGTCAGGCTGATTGTATTTGACGGTTCAAACCAGAGTGACAGCGACACAATAAAAATATCTGTCCGTCAGATTTATGATTTCGAGTCCCCATTAGCCAATGCAGGCTCGGATTTAACCGCCATAGTAAATGAACCCATCCGGTTTAATGGAAGCGCATCAAGTGACAATCTGGGCATTGCCTCATATATCTGGGATATCAACACAGATTTTGATTCTAACGGAGATGGTATTTTAGATAATGACATTGATATGACAGGCTCTCAACCTGTTCTGACAACCGGATATGCTGAACTCGGCATATATAAGGTAAAATTAACTGTCAGTGATGCAGCAGGTAATGAGACAAATTCTGATACCATGACTGTAACAGTACAAAGACCGGACAATGAAATATACGGAGTCATGGGATATACTCTCACTGTTGATGGTCATCCCATGCCAAATGTCACCATACAATTAAATGGTGAAACCTATATTTATTCAGACGATAATGGCTATTACCTGATTGATGAAGGCTTGTCAGAAGGAGTCTATACTGTTTCTGCTGTAGTGGATGGAAAGGATTTTGAATCAGATTCAATTCAGGTCTCACTCAATAAAGAATCACCGATAATGAGATTTGATTTCAGGGAGGCTGTGCCTTCAAAAATAACAGGGGATATTGACGGAGATGGAGATGTTGACAGGGATGATACAACGATTATTCAAAGTCATCTCAATAAACCTGCTTCAGTATGTCCTGAATGCGATCTTGATGGGGACGGCACCATCACAATTTTAGATGCAAGAAAAATCGTGCAATTGTGTACCTGCTCCAGGTGCCTTTGCCCGTAA
- a CDS encoding M48 family metalloprotease: MKHLIMIPAFMILLLLQPDFSFGESVKDNASWWVNNYGGALTEEESPLVSKAQEVFLRVFAAADKKMNVEPRLVILRKQGEPWAAALKDGTILLSQGALEFCFKGVSESGGLSRLAFVIGHEMAHLLKGDFWHIAAFEIVRKYGTDKKAVDEILDILVDTGDISTTDHARKIAKNKELQADSYGLLYAAVAGYDPKEIVNENGKNFFREWVNQITGRAAYTDNSHPTPDMRAEFLYSKMEEVRQSLVLFDLGIRLYQLGRYNDALDFLTAFKEKFPCREVDNNIGLIYYQKAVNILAKNDPDRLYGFQLSTVLDIETRGNSFKREPGWKRDFDRNIYKAAEYFKSACQKDVLYIPARINLSSARIMQQDYSGALSILDQALNIKKDECQALNNKAAALYLFGKSNKADMSLQAGEILQSLIQNQPGFSHAFYNMGIILSDQGKKAESDKIRKQYLELEPSGIPADAVRKSMGIPPVKNAGSSSVAGSLLSSLPVKPGPCDHSIDRKLSGYASHNIDQKGIFGSYYVKNNFRVLILEDIVMLVEKFFNNGKHISEINAEYGRPGRIIDGFSSIKTLVYENAAMDIKNNRLVRMSITY; this comes from the coding sequence ATGAAACATTTGATAATGATACCAGCTTTTATGATTTTATTGTTACTCCAGCCGGATTTTTCTTTTGGCGAATCTGTAAAAGACAATGCTTCCTGGTGGGTGAATAATTACGGAGGCGCTCTCACAGAAGAAGAAAGTCCCCTGGTTTCAAAAGCCCAGGAAGTTTTTTTGCGGGTTTTTGCAGCGGCTGATAAAAAAATGAACGTAGAACCCCGGCTGGTGATTCTTCGTAAACAGGGTGAACCCTGGGCTGCTGCTTTAAAAGACGGAACAATTCTTTTAAGCCAGGGTGCGCTGGAATTCTGCTTCAAAGGCGTAAGTGAATCTGGGGGGTTGTCCCGTCTGGCTTTTGTTATTGGTCATGAAATGGCTCATCTGCTGAAAGGTGATTTCTGGCATATTGCAGCTTTTGAAATTGTAAGAAAATATGGAACAGATAAAAAAGCTGTTGATGAAATCCTGGATATTCTTGTTGATACCGGGGATATTAGCACCACAGACCATGCAAGAAAAATTGCAAAAAATAAAGAGCTTCAGGCAGATTCTTACGGGCTTTTATATGCGGCTGTGGCAGGTTACGATCCCAAAGAAATTGTTAATGAAAACGGAAAGAATTTTTTCAGGGAATGGGTAAACCAGATCACAGGCAGAGCAGCTTATACAGATAATTCCCATCCTACGCCTGATATGCGGGCAGAGTTTTTATATTCAAAAATGGAAGAGGTCAGACAAAGCCTTGTTCTTTTTGATCTCGGCATCAGGCTTTATCAGCTTGGCAGATATAATGATGCCCTTGATTTTTTAACAGCTTTTAAGGAAAAATTTCCATGCAGGGAAGTTGATAATAATATAGGGCTTATTTATTATCAAAAGGCAGTGAATATCCTGGCAAAAAATGATCCTGACAGGTTATACGGTTTTCAGCTTTCCACTGTCCTGGATATTGAAACCAGGGGAAATTCCTTTAAACGAGAGCCTGGATGGAAAAGAGATTTTGACAGGAATATTTATAAAGCTGCTGAATATTTTAAATCTGCGTGCCAGAAGGATGTGTTATATATTCCAGCAAGGATAAATCTTTCTTCAGCACGTATCATGCAGCAGGATTATTCCGGGGCATTATCAATTCTTGACCAGGCTTTGAATATTAAAAAGGATGAATGCCAGGCTTTGAATAACAAGGCGGCAGCCCTGTATCTTTTTGGAAAATCCAATAAAGCTGACATGTCGTTACAGGCAGGTGAAATATTGCAGTCCCTGATTCAAAATCAGCCTGGGTTTTCCCACGCTTTTTATAATATGGGAATCATATTGTCAGATCAGGGGAAAAAAGCAGAGAGTGATAAAATCAGAAAACAGTATCTGGAACTTGAACCTTCAGGAATACCTGCTGATGCTGTCAGAAAATCTATGGGAATACCTCCTGTGAAAAATGCTGGAAGCTCATCTGTTGCAGGAAGTCTGCTGTCTTCTCTGCCGGTAAAACCCGGCCCCTGCGATCACAGCATAGACAGGAAACTGTCAGGATATGCTTCACACAATATTGATCAAAAAGGGATTTTCGGCTCTTATTATGTCAAAAACAATTTTAGAGTGCTGATACTGGAAGATATTGTAATGCTTGTGGAAAAATTTTTTAATAACGGTAAGCATATATCTGAGATAAATGCAGAATACGGCAGACCCGGCAGGATTATTGATGGATTTTCCAGCATAAAAACCCTTGTATATGAAAATGCTGCAATGGATATTAAAAATAACAGGCTTGTCAGGATGAGTATTACATATTAA